Proteins from a single region of Mycoplasma leachii PG50:
- a CDS encoding PTS transporter subunit EIIC translates to MHNLKTKTKKDKENSFYNNLLNALQRLGKTLMFPIAVLPIAALLARFGALIQDPLANGGSNISEIQKFIGLVIATPGQIVFDNLAIIFAIGISFGLAKDNRGEAALVGGIVWFGMTALLKEGLIPTFIWKNVLTSDKILIKQGDQMIPATQLLYFLKDNTVKYQLDTGVVGGIVVGCLVALIYNKYKDVTLPQALSFFGGRRFIPMLGVLMIVPLGLGFAIVWPWAQFILIKIGTTLSQANGFAKGFAVGTYGFLNRIVQPFGLHHILNTFVWFQLPIEGKLLADGSTAIINGDITAFQKGLIGSGLFTSGFFPLFLGGLPGVALALILVSDKDKKKQMTAFYGGSAFVAWITGIDEPLIFNFIFISPILYVLNALFTGIFYMFVTWSQIALGIGFSAGFIDYVVSFWTSWQISTKIGWHANPLWIWVFAVAMFGLYFTTFYFLIKKLNIPTPGRENQLGFKKEISEPITTINNKQNKYELMAKRILDIVGRDNIELVESCSTRLRLTVKNNSKQIIDDEKIKQAGGFGVVRLGQKNYQIIIGTDVEHVADKLKEILNLN, encoded by the coding sequence ATGCATAATCTAAAAACAAAAACTAAAAAAGACAAAGAAAATAGTTTTTATAATAATCTTTTAAATGCATTACAACGTTTAGGAAAAACTTTAATGTTTCCAATTGCAGTTTTACCTATTGCAGCTTTATTAGCTAGATTTGGTGCTTTAATTCAAGATCCACTAGCTAATGGGGGATCAAATATTTCTGAAATTCAGAAATTTATAGGATTAGTTATAGCTACTCCTGGACAAATTGTTTTTGATAATTTAGCAATAATTTTTGCTATTGGTATTAGTTTTGGGTTAGCAAAAGATAATCGTGGAGAAGCTGCTTTAGTTGGTGGAATTGTTTGATTTGGAATGACAGCTTTATTAAAAGAAGGTTTAATTCCAACATTTATTTGAAAAAATGTACTGACTTCAGATAAGATTTTAATTAAACAAGGCGATCAAATGATTCCAGCTACTCAATTATTATATTTTTTAAAAGATAATACTGTTAAGTATCAATTAGATACTGGAGTTGTTGGTGGTATTGTTGTTGGTTGCTTAGTTGCTTTAATTTATAACAAATATAAAGATGTAACTTTACCCCAAGCTCTTTCGTTTTTTGGTGGAAGAAGATTTATTCCAATGTTAGGTGTTTTAATGATTGTTCCACTAGGTTTAGGCTTTGCTATCGTTTGACCTTGAGCACAATTTATTTTAATTAAAATAGGAACAACTTTATCTCAAGCAAATGGTTTTGCTAAGGGATTTGCAGTTGGAACTTATGGGTTTTTAAATAGAATTGTTCAACCATTTGGTTTACATCATATTTTAAATACATTTGTATGATTTCAATTACCAATTGAAGGTAAATTATTAGCCGATGGATCTACAGCAATAATTAATGGTGATATTACTGCATTTCAAAAAGGATTAATTGGTTCAGGATTATTTACTTCTGGTTTTTTCCCTTTGTTTTTAGGTGGATTACCAGGAGTTGCGCTAGCTTTAATTTTAGTTTCAGATAAAGACAAGAAAAAGCAAATGACTGCTTTTTATGGAGGATCTGCTTTTGTTGCTTGAATCACTGGAATTGATGAACCTTTAATTTTTAACTTTATTTTTATTTCTCCAATTTTATATGTTTTAAACGCTTTATTTACAGGTATTTTTTACATGTTTGTAACTTGATCTCAAATTGCTTTAGGTATTGGATTTAGTGCTGGATTTATTGATTATGTAGTTTCATTTTGAACTTCATGACAAATTTCAACAAAAATTGGATGACATGCAAATCCATTATGAATTTGAGTATTTGCTGTTGCTATGTTTGGTTTATACTTTACAACATTCTACTTTTTAATTAAAAAACTAAATATTCCAACTCCTGGTAGAGAAAATCAATTAGGATTTAAAAAAGAAATTTCAGAACCAATAACAACAATTAATAATAAACAAAATAAATATGAGCTAATGGCTAAAAGAATTTTAGATATTGTTGGTAGAGATAATATTGAATTAGTTGAAAGTTGTTCTACAAGATTAAGATTGACTGTAAAAAATAATTCAAAACAAATTATTGATGATGAAAAAATTAAACAAGCTGGTGGTTTTGGAGTAGTTAGATTAGGTCAAAAAAATTATCAAATAATAATTGGTACTGATGTAGAACACGTTGCTGATAAGTTAAAAGAAATTTTAAATTTAAATTAG
- a CDS encoding glucosamine-6-phosphate deaminase — MFYLKIIIFDKIEDLQEYCAQLFIDQVKQNPFAKIGFATGVSPVDCYKLIIKHSKQNNISWKNITTFNLDEFVNISKDHKQAFIKQMKDNLFDHLDIDPKNINFLDCQTSDPKKECQRYENLIRSVDGIDFQYISLGINGHMAYNEPNTSLNTDTHVVKLTKETILDMVNKKKFNSLDDCPTHAMTMGIQTLLNWTKKAIMVSYGIHKALVTKQMIEDKPNEQITASFLQLHKDCTYILDKDAASLLDKKYLEIAERR; from the coding sequence GTGTTTTATTTGAAGATTATTATATTTGATAAGATAGAAGATCTACAAGAGTATTGTGCTCAATTATTTATAGATCAAGTAAAACAAAATCCGTTTGCAAAAATTGGTTTTGCAACAGGAGTTAGCCCAGTTGATTGTTATAAATTAATAATTAAGCATTCAAAACAAAATAATATTTCATGAAAAAATATAACTACATTTAACTTAGATGAATTTGTAAATATTAGTAAAGATCATAAACAAGCTTTTATTAAACAAATGAAAGATAATTTATTTGATCATCTAGATATTGATCCTAAAAATATTAATTTTTTAGATTGTCAAACTAGTGATCCTAAAAAAGAGTGTCAAAGATATGAAAATTTAATAAGAAGTGTTGATGGGATTGATTTTCAATACATCAGTTTAGGAATTAATGGTCATATGGCTTATAATGAACCAAACACTAGTCTTAATACTGACACACATGTTGTTAAATTAACTAAAGAAACTATTTTAGATATGGTTAATAAGAAAAAGTTTAATTCATTAGATGATTGTCCAACTCATGCAATGACTATGGGAATTCAAACTTTATTAAATTGAACTAAAAAAGCAATTATGGTTTCATATGGAATTCATAAAGCTTTAGTTACTAAACAAATGATTGAAGATAAACCAAATGAACAAATTACAGCTTCATTTTTACAATTACATAAAGATTGTACTTATATACTTGATAAAGATGCAGCTAGTTTATTAGATAAAAAATATTTAGAAATTGCAGAAAGGAGATAA
- the gltX gene encoding glutamate--tRNA ligase — MSFRLRYAPSPTGFLHIGNTRTALMNYLFAKHYNGSFIVRIEDTDLARNVDGAIESQFENLNWLGIFPDESIFNSNDQKYGKYMQSQKFDRYKQLAEQLVDQNKAYRCFCTSEELEKDYEEQTSKGIIATKYSQKCLFLTQEQIQKNLENKKEYSIRFKVPKNKTWTINDIVRGDVSFDSKDLGDFVILKSNGVATYNFAVVIDDYDMQITHVLRGEEHISNTPRQMMIYDAFNWNYPKFGHLTLIVDNTGKKLSKRSGNALFFIEQYKKQGYLSQAIFNYIALLGWSPPGEQEILSQNELIKIFDEKRFSKSPSTFDMVKMKWINSVYMKKLDDDKYLEFVKSFINTNKFDITSKSETWLNHLLLLYKKELEYAEQINDHLDLFFNKNTLDNNTIDVLNNLTNYKNVVEIFKNQINDLKDWTIENIKQIIKNTSTLANVKGKDLFMPIRIFATKSEHGPSLADVIYLLGKTTVLNNINSLER, encoded by the coding sequence ATGTCATTTAGATTACGTTATGCACCATCACCAACTGGATTTTTACATATAGGAAACACTAGAACAGCTTTGATGAATTATTTATTTGCAAAACATTATAATGGTTCATTTATTGTGAGAATTGAAGATACTGATTTAGCAAGAAATGTTGATGGAGCGATTGAATCACAATTTGAAAATTTAAATTGATTAGGAATTTTTCCTGATGAATCTATTTTTAATTCAAACGATCAAAAATATGGTAAATATATGCAATCACAAAAATTTGATAGATACAAACAATTAGCTGAACAATTAGTTGATCAAAATAAAGCATATAGATGTTTTTGTACTAGTGAAGAATTAGAAAAAGATTATGAAGAGCAAACTAGTAAAGGAATTATTGCTACTAAATATTCACAAAAATGTTTGTTTTTAACTCAAGAACAAATTCAAAAAAACTTAGAAAATAAAAAAGAATACTCAATTAGATTTAAAGTTCCAAAAAATAAAACTTGAACAATTAATGATATTGTTAGAGGTGATGTTAGTTTTGATTCAAAGGATCTAGGTGATTTTGTAATTTTAAAATCTAATGGTGTAGCTACTTATAATTTTGCAGTTGTAATTGATGATTATGATATGCAAATAACTCACGTTTTAAGAGGAGAAGAACATATTTCAAATACTCCAAGACAAATGATGATTTATGATGCTTTTAATTGAAATTATCCTAAGTTTGGTCATTTAACTTTAATTGTAGATAATACTGGTAAAAAGTTATCAAAAAGAAGTGGAAATGCTTTATTTTTTATAGAACAATACAAAAAACAAGGTTATTTATCACAAGCTATTTTTAACTATATTGCTCTTTTAGGTTGATCTCCACCTGGTGAACAAGAAATTTTATCTCAAAATGAATTAATTAAAATTTTTGATGAAAAACGTTTTAGTAAATCTCCTTCAACTTTTGATATGGTTAAAATGAAATGGATTAATTCAGTTTATATGAAAAAATTAGATGATGATAAATATTTAGAATTTGTTAAATCATTTATAAATACTAATAAATTTGACATTACTAGTAAATCTGAAACTTGATTAAATCATTTGTTATTACTTTATAAAAAAGAATTAGAATATGCAGAACAAATTAATGATCATTTAGATTTATTCTTTAATAAAAATACACTTGATAACAATACAATTGATGTTTTAAACAATTTAACTAATTATAAAAATGTAGTTGAGATTTTTAAAAATCAAATTAATGATTTAAAAGATTGAACAATAGAAAATATTAAACAAATAATTAAAAACACTTCAACATTAGCAAATGTTAAAGGAAAAGATTTGTTTATGCCAATTAGAATTTTTGCAACTAAATCAGAACATGGACCTAGTTTAGCTGATGTAATTTATTTATTAGGAAAAACAACTGTTTTAAACAATATTAATTCATTAGAAAGATAG
- a CDS encoding MFS transporter has product MELQKQKNKSLITLIIFWILVGITTTLVYNLEWFIQKVIIFNGSLQADLNMGTAIIDKNLTIVFSEHNIKTIDDFYIKLNDVIDKENHIITKYYNININSAFKKEGLLFSAAALIASFISGPILVYAITKKKTYKFFILPILLGLSIMMFFIMPVISSVLLLATVFTPLFGMLYSYRTALDSWATSVARKTNVKISFVRGFYEVGAGLGSIGLTQLLLHLNYYKRTISWADATPYYVVGAFYVILTIFLWLFMPDNIFDKLHVKEERVSQKKYEEVKQANKLNQELTLKQIILNKNFIIGLLFFLIVIGTVQAFGSIWVNTVENFTSTTKSFNSPQHIGYQKAFSIPVQLLLSYLILQVVTKIKLKQFLLWAAILASISWFGIGTIVYIVKPKNPIITSLIGGIGGAITGTLAVALGYEFISRVTTINTRPATFVVFNSITYGFGGIIFVGVNTFLSKTPVFGISGAGGYWVWLICGISCLFAILLLILFFKEPEFITREIDDKTFNKHLLVPSHHNPDKPKQTKK; this is encoded by the coding sequence ATGGAATTACAAAAACAAAAAAATAAGTCGTTAATAACTTTGATTATTTTTTGAATTTTAGTAGGTATAACAACAACACTTGTTTATAACTTAGAATGATTTATTCAAAAAGTAATTATTTTTAATGGTAGTTTACAAGCTGATCTAAATATGGGAACAGCTATAATAGATAAAAATTTAACTATTGTTTTTAGTGAACACAATATTAAAACAATAGATGATTTTTATATTAAATTAAATGATGTAATAGATAAAGAAAATCATATAATTACAAAATATTATAATATTAATATTAATAGTGCATTTAAAAAAGAAGGTTTATTATTTTCAGCTGCTGCTTTAATAGCTTCATTTATTTCAGGACCTATTTTAGTGTATGCAATTACTAAGAAAAAAACTTATAAGTTCTTTATTTTACCAATACTTTTAGGTTTATCTATAATGATGTTTTTTATAATGCCAGTAATTTCATCAGTACTTTTATTAGCTACTGTATTTACTCCATTATTTGGAATGTTATATTCTTATAGAACTGCTTTAGATTCTTGAGCTACTTCAGTTGCGCGTAAAACTAATGTAAAAATTTCATTTGTACGTGGGTTTTATGAAGTTGGAGCAGGTTTAGGTTCAATTGGTCTTACTCAATTGCTTTTACATTTAAACTATTATAAAAGAACAATTAGTTGAGCTGATGCTACTCCATATTATGTAGTTGGTGCTTTTTATGTTATTTTGACAATCTTTTTATGACTATTTATGCCAGATAATATTTTTGATAAATTGCATGTTAAAGAAGAAAGAGTTAGTCAAAAAAAATATGAAGAAGTTAAGCAAGCTAATAAACTTAATCAAGAATTAACTTTAAAACAGATTATTTTAAATAAAAACTTTATTATTGGGTTATTATTCTTTTTAATAGTAATTGGTACAGTACAAGCATTTGGTTCAATTTGAGTAAATACAGTTGAAAACTTTACTTCAACAACAAAATCATTTAATTCTCCTCAACATATTGGATATCAAAAAGCTTTTTCAATACCAGTTCAATTACTTTTATCTTATTTGATTTTACAAGTTGTTACTAAAATTAAATTAAAACAATTCTTACTATGAGCAGCGATTTTAGCTTCAATTAGTTGATTTGGAATTGGAACAATAGTTTATATAGTTAAACCAAAAAATCCAATTATTACTAGTTTAATTGGTGGAATTGGTGGAGCTATTACTGGAACATTAGCTGTTGCTTTAGGATATGAATTTATTTCAAGAGTAACAACTATTAATACTCGCCCAGCAACCTTTGTTGTTTTTAACTCAATTACATATGGCTTTGGTGGAATTATTTTTGTAGGAGTTAATACGTTTTTATCAAAAACTCCAGTATTTGGAATTAGTGGAGCTGGTGGATATTGAGTTTGATTAATTTGTGGAATTTCATGTTTATTTGCAATTTTATTACTAATCTTATTTTTTAAAGAACCAGAATTTATTACTAGAGAAATTGATGATAAAACATTTAATAAACATTTATTAGTACCATCTCATCATAACCCAGATAAACCAAAACAAACTAAAAAATAA
- a CDS encoding alpha/beta hydrolase, translating to MILSLYVWLQIRKKLKRKVSYQDSLDFEYQIANENGYNFDHLDLSGFNKEYKTINTRFGKLKIFKHGTGDSVIIYCHGILSNNRNAIKFLDYCFSRNITLISYDNFGWGESDKFGKCTLGIKEADLLKDVIDFVKKDLKPKKLVIYGESMGGGTVYSFISKYNNKIADKFIVDAGYNSFLDIAIQSGFKKVWYFIYLSYLFLPVLFKLSHYPVKRFIKKQDFKNLDNVLHIQSTGDALVDYKHFKKHLKYLKNKHVYSKPIRHCMGIDYLRDEHYKVLDDWIEIKK from the coding sequence ATGATCTTATCTTTATATGTTTGATTACAAATTAGAAAAAAACTAAAAAGAAAAGTTAGTTATCAAGATTCTTTAGATTTTGAATATCAAATAGCAAATGAAAATGGATATAATTTTGATCATTTAGATTTATCAGGTTTTAATAAGGAATATAAAACTATTAATACTAGATTTGGAAAATTAAAAATTTTTAAACACGGAACTGGTGATAGTGTAATTATTTATTGTCATGGCATTTTATCAAATAATAGAAATGCGATTAAGTTTTTAGATTATTGTTTTTCAAGAAATATAACTTTAATTAGTTATGATAATTTTGGTTGAGGTGAATCTGATAAATTTGGTAAATGTACTTTAGGTATTAAAGAAGCAGATTTATTAAAAGATGTTATTGATTTTGTTAAAAAAGATCTTAAACCAAAAAAACTAGTTATATATGGTGAATCTATGGGTGGAGGAACTGTTTATAGTTTTATTAGTAAATATAATAATAAAATAGCTGATAAGTTTATTGTTGATGCAGGATATAATTCATTTTTAGATATTGCTATTCAATCTGGATTTAAAAAAGTTTGATATTTTATTTATTTATCTTATTTATTTTTACCAGTACTATTTAAACTTTCTCATTATCCAGTTAAAAGATTTATTAAAAAACAAGATTTTAAAAATTTAGATAATGTTTTACATATTCAAAGTACAGGAGATGCTTTAGTTGATTATAAGCATTTTAAAAAACACTTAAAATATCTAAAAAACAAGCATGTTTATTCAAAACCAATTCGTCACTGTATGGGAATTGATTATTTAAGAGATGAACATTATAAAGTTTTAGATGATTGAATTGAAATTAAAAAATAA
- a CDS encoding hexose phosphate transporter: MNNKIQQWSQKNKVLYGFILWSFISFAYMLFIANWGFSVTLAGSGVSNGTVHPGFLGYFGIENNRSFQVLNQISNWSITLGRAIGSVLIALLLAKFAHKYTTIIALGMTLAGIPAAFMPATRSGYALFLILRTIMAIGGTTLVILTQPVVANFFGAKQKSIVSQFGIWFYPLGTIVSILPAFLVSMPDSVRNQWQLIITLLAALNIIPLILFILIGTKFDIKKDEPKVKVNGWKILGSYIKKKQTYAWVLLYGGWLCIAVFLTSLTIPIFNGLSGASGSFNKFIQGWQIAFLAAVFVGPISLGLWSRKQAKRRWFIACAITMGIVLFVLSTLTFVFGVAKYGKSQNNSMFVFSAIMFIILGFLTGLCVWGIQGVMLNMPHEYKEADPKTIGWMFSLIWGFGYMFFTVVLIIISGVTLLQGLDKVLVSSIQLVIIIVATLISLIGILMLKEPHPEYPMFPTKKDSTKNVSIK, translated from the coding sequence ATGAATAATAAAATTCAACAGTGATCACAAAAAAATAAAGTACTTTACGGCTTTATTTTATGATCATTTATTTCATTTGCATATATGCTATTTATCGCTAACTGAGGTTTTTCAGTTACATTAGCAGGTAGTGGTGTAAGTAATGGAACAGTTCATCCGGGATTTCTAGGTTACTTTGGTATTGAAAACAACCGTAGTTTTCAAGTTTTAAACCAAATTTCAAACTGATCAATTACATTAGGTCGTGCTATAGGTTCAGTGCTTATTGCATTATTATTAGCAAAATTTGCTCATAAATACACAACTATTATTGCGCTTGGTATGACATTAGCTGGTATTCCAGCTGCATTTATGCCAGCAACTAGATCTGGATATGCATTGTTTTTAATTTTAAGAACAATTATGGCTATTGGAGGAACAACACTAGTTATTTTAACCCAACCAGTTGTTGCTAACTTCTTTGGTGCTAAGCAAAAATCAATTGTTTCACAATTTGGTATTTGATTTTATCCACTAGGTACAATTGTTTCAATCTTACCTGCATTTTTAGTTAGCATGCCAGACTCAGTTAGAAATCAATGACAACTAATAATTACTTTACTTGCTGCATTAAATATTATTCCTTTAATATTATTTATTCTTATAGGTACAAAATTTGACATTAAAAAAGATGAACCAAAAGTAAAAGTAAATGGTTGAAAAATTCTTGGTTCATACATTAAGAAAAAACAAACTTATGCATGAGTTCTACTATATGGTGGATGATTATGTATAGCTGTTTTTCTAACAAGTTTAACAATACCAATCTTTAACGGACTAAGTGGAGCTAGTGGATCATTTAACAAATTTATTCAAGGTTGACAGATTGCATTTTTAGCAGCTGTGTTTGTAGGTCCTATTAGTCTTGGTTTGTGATCAAGAAAACAAGCAAAAAGAAGATGATTCATTGCTTGTGCAATTACAATGGGAATAGTTTTATTTGTATTATCAACTTTAACTTTTGTATTTGGTGTTGCTAAATATGGAAAAAGCCAAAACAATTCTATGTTTGTATTTTCAGCTATAATGTTTATTATTTTAGGTTTTTTAACTGGATTATGTGTTTGAGGTATTCAAGGAGTTATGTTAAACATGCCTCACGAATACAAAGAAGCAGATCCAAAAACTATTGGTTGAATGTTTAGTTTAATTTGAGGATTTGGATACATGTTCTTTACTGTTGTATTAATTATAATTTCTGGTGTAACACTTTTACAAGGCTTAGATAAAGTATTAGTAAGTTCAATTCAACTAGTAATTATTATTGTTGCTACATTAATATCATTAATTGGTATATTAATGTTAAAAGAACCACATCCTGAATATCCAATGTTTCCAACTAAAAAAGATTCAACTAAAAACGTATCAATAAAATAA
- the ilvA gene encoding threonine ammonia-lyase, which yields MSHPFSVDEIKQIHQEISKIIHYTPLHYADKLSALTGNNIYLKLENLQKTGSFKLRGATNKINKLTNEEKEHGIIAASAGNHAQGVAFAATNLGLKSTIVMPENAPMAKIQATEKYGGKVVLSGRFFDDALAKAIELKEKENLTLIHAFDDIEIIKGQATIAYEIDQQIKNIDYCLVPIGGGGLMSGIATYLKQVNPNIKMIGVEAANVNSYQQAKALSRPVMIDSKPSIADGIAVKKVSDLTFSILNQYVDDVVVVSEEEIAEAMLFLMENCKFVTEGSGAVTAAALMFDKLNIKNQNKTIVGLVSGGNIDIAMVGNIINKALIKTNRRLVLSVNIPSDNKEILNIINIINSCGAKIFKIKTNRDIMYLELSEIHATFIIDLSNTDQQQQIIDKIIQANYKITSITD from the coding sequence ATGTCGCATCCATTTTCAGTAGATGAAATTAAACAAATTCATCAAGAAATTTCTAAAATAATTCATTATACACCTTTACATTATGCAGATAAATTATCAGCTTTAACTGGTAATAATATTTATTTAAAATTAGAAAATTTACAAAAAACAGGAAGCTTTAAATTAAGAGGAGCAACTAATAAAATTAATAAACTAACTAATGAAGAAAAAGAACATGGAATTATTGCAGCTAGTGCTGGAAATCATGCACAAGGTGTAGCTTTTGCAGCTACTAATTTAGGGTTAAAATCAACAATTGTTATGCCTGAAAATGCCCCAATGGCAAAAATTCAAGCAACAGAAAAATATGGTGGAAAAGTTGTTCTAAGTGGAAGATTTTTTGATGATGCTTTAGCTAAAGCAATTGAATTAAAAGAAAAAGAAAATCTAACTTTAATTCATGCTTTTGATGATATTGAAATTATTAAAGGTCAAGCTACTATTGCATATGAAATTGATCAACAAATTAAAAACATCGATTATTGTTTAGTACCAATTGGTGGCGGTGGATTAATGAGTGGTATTGCTACTTATTTAAAACAAGTTAATCCAAATATTAAAATGATTGGTGTTGAAGCTGCTAATGTTAATTCCTATCAACAAGCAAAAGCTTTGAGTAGACCGGTGATGATTGATTCTAAACCATCAATAGCAGATGGAATTGCTGTTAAAAAAGTTAGTGATTTAACTTTTTCAATATTAAATCAATATGTTGATGATGTAGTTGTTGTAAGTGAAGAAGAAATTGCTGAAGCAATGTTATTTTTAATGGAAAATTGTAAGTTTGTAACTGAAGGTTCAGGAGCAGTTACTGCTGCAGCTTTAATGTTTGATAAATTAAATATTAAAAATCAAAATAAAACAATAGTTGGTTTAGTAAGTGGTGGAAACATTGATATTGCAATGGTTGGTAATATTATTAATAAGGCTTTAATTAAAACTAATAGACGATTAGTATTATCAGTTAATATACCATCAGATAATAAAGAAATACTAAATATAATTAATATTATTAATTCTTGTGGAGCTAAAATTTTTAAAATAAAAACTAATAGAGATATTATGTATTTAGAATTAAGTGAAATTCATGCAACATTTATTATTGATTTATCAAATACTGATCAACAACAGCAAATCATTGACAAAATTATTCAAGCTAATTACAAAATTACAAGCATTACAGATTAA
- a CDS encoding TatD family hydrolase yields the protein MNISGLYDTHCHLNDNRFIDINMTSNEIVFEAKRSGVKYINNIGYDVKSSKTAIFQANLSPNVFAVVGIHPSQIHLYSEQAFQIIEELANSNKVVGIGEMGLDFFETNKYEKEQIQGFKRQIEIAQKLDLPVVVHLRDATNHFRVFEIAYKIFKEKRVKKGVIHAFRGPLDWALKFIELGFYISFDAAITHEIELEQVVKNISLNKLLVETNSPFLPPTPYKKGLSYPKYLPLIVKHIAKIKKVSDSIVAENTKNNAERLFLRSY from the coding sequence ATGAATATATCAGGTTTGTATGATACACACTGTCATCTAAATGATAATAGATTTATAGATATTAATATGACTTCAAATGAAATAGTATTTGAAGCTAAAAGATCTGGAGTTAAGTATATTAATAACATAGGTTATGATGTGAAATCTTCTAAAACCGCTATATTTCAAGCTAATTTATCACCAAATGTTTTTGCAGTTGTTGGTATTCATCCAAGTCAAATTCACTTATATTCTGAACAAGCTTTTCAAATTATTGAAGAATTAGCTAATTCAAATAAAGTAGTTGGAATTGGCGAAATGGGTTTAGATTTTTTTGAAACCAATAAGTATGAAAAAGAACAAATTCAAGGTTTTAAAAGACAAATTGAAATAGCTCAAAAACTAGATTTACCAGTAGTTGTACACTTAAGAGATGCTACAAACCATTTCAGAGTTTTTGAAATTGCTTATAAGATTTTTAAAGAAAAACGTGTTAAAAAAGGGGTGATTCATGCTTTTCGTGGTCCTTTAGATTGAGCATTAAAATTTATTGAATTAGGGTTTTATATTTCTTTTGATGCTGCTATTACTCATGAAATCGAACTAGAACAAGTGGTAAAAAATATTTCATTAAATAAATTATTAGTTGAAACAAACTCTCCTTTTTTACCACCAACACCATATAAAAAAGGTTTAAGTTATCCTAAGTACTTACCACTAATTGTTAAACACATAGCAAAAATTAAAAAAGTTTCTGATAGCATTGTTGCAGAAAATACTAAAAATAATGCTGAGCGATTATTTTTAAGATCATATTAA